The Apium graveolens cultivar Ventura chromosome 3, ASM990537v1, whole genome shotgun sequence sequence TgcatgtgggattacccttgatcttcgATTCTTCATGTCTttatgtacattacaagaatgaaatacaaaaactaatctaattaacttacaagaagaactcgagttacattcgagatttaaaaattacaagattaaacgacatgcaagccgtatttaaaaaaccaaaaccattaacctaaggtcataagccataaccatccaccatgctcaattaacacataagaacatgttaaaatatattatatgatcttaacatatcatactcatcatgatctaatcataaaaacaaaatatggaaaaaatcagaaaaatcagaatcaaattctGAAAACATTAAATTGCTGATTACATGGTCttaacgacgtcaaacgccttacagatcagtaGATGATAGCTTATGCTATCAATTTCGTTCAGACGCTCCATTCTATTTGAAATAGCATATTCGtttgccaaaatcggacaccagacccagatttcagcaaatccgctgcatccgatttaGAATCGTATCAAATAGGATTCATATTCAAAatatgttatcatcataaaaccagtgTTGGTGAGACTATGTAGATGTATGAACAGTTATATGATAACTtaacacaataacaacactagaacatgacaggttaataatactacgtctacacaagaaatgaggaaaaatgaagacaaggcaaatacaaagaatcagaagattagaagaaagcctgaagtctgtctacaggtcactgaaaaaAGTTCATTAgaatgatcatgcctcagtgaagaacaaaggttaaagactttcagggtttcagaaatattgaagatttagTATACAAATGCTACCGGAAGATTTTAGTGTATtgacattgattgaagatagacagtgttcgaagtataggaatctgaataattgaagacagggtatagacagagttTAATGAAGACGTtttctaaagtaccagaaaggattccagtgaaagtacagttgtttattgacagtcagtgtctgaagcaataaagttgaggcaagcttaacaatgtaatcaaggctataatatgaagacatgaatcggggttagtcgtctgtgaaccagaccagttgcagtaggcgtcaacagctcgtgaaaggaatctgagtattatttatagaagaattattaagttgaggaacatacttggattgaacatttatatgttaaagtgcgagaagaggtgcgcggggtatacaactaaacagctcagggaacTGGTGAAActcaaattttaattgttaaattaaataaattatttaatagattttaatataatttatttaataaacttaaaatgatttatcttataaactttaaataagtttattttataaatctaaattagtttatttatataagttatatttaagtttattttataaattaatttaattacaagttaaacttaaaaagaaaaagaaaatataaaagaaaaaaaaggaaaaagaaaaggaaagaataaaagaaaaagaaaaaaagggaaGTAAAGTAACCAAGGGGGGGCATATCGCCACAGGAGAGTTTTGGTTTATAATGTTTAAGTACTAGTTTGTACTTGGTGGTTAACATGTACCTGTGAGCACATGTCACCACAAAGCATATCAATTCACTCCCCTGTGTTTCCAAGGTGTCGCCACACACACCTTGTCGCCACAGAGGAGTGAAGTTAAATAAAACCAAGGCAAGCCCCTCCCCCCTTTATCGCCACACAGCTTGTCGTCACAGAAGccactcaacctcagccacacaattttattgtgtataaagactacactttgcagcagatctgaggagttctgtttatcttcttctccaacaaaaaaagagctgataaaacaagaagTGGAGATTTACAAAGGagttcaagctacttgaatatccgtttaacttctcaccagagtaacgttataatacccgatttaattattgtatattcttaggggcattataatcgttacccggtaattaaatcctagtacaaacaaaagctagattattgtataggatttgatttgtaaatctttgtagtagctaggaattttattgttcttagattgtagccggttaatttattaaccagagtgtagcaacacccctcgaggatttatatacgaatatatatttccccgaatatcttgtgttccttatttttatcgttccaaacactattcctctcaagaacacgaaaccactaaccgagcactaaatattttatccgctaaagattcgaaagaatatttaatttagtgattatcgtattcaacccccccttctacgataattcgggacctaacaaccagtaaacacataaacaaattaaacacttttcgcaagtagctctaatgccattgaagggtttcgagcaaataaacgcaacggaaacaataattaaaaacgtgaaaaatcagaatttttgaaacccaccgtaggatccatgcgaaaaatagatatttaattcgtagatcagattgtttaccttaagaatttttacaaattggttggctaatggagatccaaagctaGTTTAATCATCACGCGTCCTACTCTTGCGATCTACGCTCTATTGGTATCCACACaaatgcttgaacgcaaggattgaatgtaactagcacaaactcgtttcttcttgctctctccatcttctcccttggtggctagggttttagtaaaagttttgcatacaaaatcagccacacaagagatattatattgagagtataataagaattataactcttaactaattaggagttattattaatacgaaattcctatttgtataataattaagtcacacttaattatttaacaaatgaatttcataattaatattagtaaatttgaatatcaatatttatctaattaattaagtcatacttaattaatattagaaataattcgaattactttgatataatttaaatccaatttaaattaaataatccttcaagcattcttaatgtgtgaccctataggttattattatgttggcaacaaattttaaatctaatttaaaatcgtaaacaatgagcgacatctagtaatacattattgctacctaagtaataataattgaatcggtgattgattaaacctttcgtgaataatgtacaacataatataatctctttaaccaaatattatatattagactagagacatgtaatgtgtcatcctcatcatagtttaatccaagtttccttgatcaatgagtagactatcatatcaaatcaaatttgagcgtggccacgcatttcatagtctagctcacacaagaggccaataatatcactcctaaaataggagggttaaatctcatctagatcattcgtatttctcatacaatttataatatacccaatgtccacttttatcattacccggtcaaggataacttttaatggaatcaatgtatattaattctcgtatagaaatataatgacttcaggtctaaggaccattacttcattatcactgtgagaattacttatgacacaacagacatgtaaaatctcacattgggtctgtccagcaccatgtacatatacattttcctatgtttttgactttagtatcatcatacctatgatcaatgagatgtgatcatcagtcaacaaacacaccagtattagtgcattattattgtcccttaataataatactcgattagggacctttaggaatattgataatattctcataatctcatttctaagtcacgtacttagaattacatatcatattccaaggatatttattaatataacatttatatcgcagtaaattaagaattaataaattataaagggaataatcgatagaacataaacattaataatcctaatatctTAAACTGAGTTTTTCTCATTGGTGGACTCATTTGATAATGCAGTGTGTTATGTCAGTATCTTATCAGATTGTTCATGGAGAGCATGGTATATGTCCCATTCTTCCTAGTCGTGGTCTGAGACAAGGAGACCCTTTGTCTCCTTATCTATTCATTATTTGCGCGGAGGGATTTTCTGCATTACTCCATAAATATGAAGAGAATAACTGGCTGCATGGGATAAAAATTTGCAACAAAGCTATAGTGGTGTCACATATGCTATTTGCAGACGACAATTATGTATATTGCAAAGCTGACATGAGTGAGGCAAGTAAAGTTTTGGAGCTTTTGGAGGAGTATGAAGTTGCATCGGGTCAGAAGATTAACAAAGAAAAGTCGTCTGTCCTTTTTAGTGGGAATGTGATCCAGTGTAATAAACGGGAGGTGTGTGAGAAACTGGGGATGGTGGAAGCAGGAGAAAACAATACTTATCTAGGCCTCCCTAATATTTTGGGTAGGAAAAAATTAGTGGTGTTGGGATATTTGAAGGATAGAGTGAAAAATCGTATAGAAGGTTGGAAGTCAAAGAAGGTGTCAAGGCCACCGAAGGAGATTCTTATCAAAACAGCGGCTCAATCATTACCGGTGTTTGCTATGAATGTTTTTTTGTTGCTTATGGAGATTATGAAGGACATTTAGAAGATGCTTGCAAAGTTTTGGTGGAACGCATCTCAATCATCTAATCATTCGATTAATTGGATGGCTTGGGACCGTATGACCCAACACAAGCATATGGGAGGTTTGAGTTTCAGAAATTTTCGTGACTTTAATATTGCCATGCTGGGGAAATAATGCTGGAGACTGATCAAAAACCCTCATAGTTTGTCTGCTCAGATTTAAAGGCACAATATTATAAAGATACATCTTTTCTGGAGGCTAAGCTAGGTGGTATCCCCATTTTTATATGGCGTAACTTATTAGAAGCTCGAGATGTCATTCTTTCTGGAGAAAGATGGAGAGTGGGTACTGGGGAGTCGATTAATATCGTGGGTTAGCCTTGGTTGGGAAACAAGGAAGATGCTTTTGTTTCAACCACGTCACCATCGATCAATAATAAAAAAGTTAGCTCTTTGATCTGTACAGGAACTCGTACGTGGGACTGGGAGATCATTACTGATATTTTTAATGATAAAGATTGTGAAAGTATTCAAAATACCCTAATTGAGGAAGATTTGCAGAATGATGTGTTGACTTGGGATCATGATATCACTGGGCATTATATAGTGAAGAGTGCATATAAAATCCTTCAAGTTCAGAAAGGTGCATGGGATTATGGAGATAATACTGGTATATGGAAAGCATTATGGAAGATTAAAGCTCCTTAAAAAGCTTTAAATCCGTTGTGGAGAGCATTGATGCAGTGGCTTCCTACCAAAACCCAATTACACCTGAAGAGAGTGCAAGTAGATGCCCAATGTGAAGTTTGTAAGTCAGGGAGATAAAATATTGCTCATATTTTTATTCATTGTCCATTTGCAGGTCGATGTTGGGAGATTATTCAACCAAATACGACTTGTGATTTGAACTGGGATTTCTCTCGGTGGTTTGAGCGTAGACTGTTAACAGAATCAGCAGATAAAAAGGTCCAAATGGCTACGATTTTTTGGGAAATTTGGAGACATAGGAACGATGTGATTTGGAGCAAGAAATTCTCTACTCCAGAACGTCTAGTTGCAGTTACTATGGATTATCTATCAATGGAAGATGGCCCATCACAGGTTCTATAAGGTCCCTCTTCAAGCTTTATTTATTGGAGATGGGGCAAAACTGGGTTAAACCGAAACAGCACCAGGTGAAGATCACAGTAGATGCATCAGTGTTTGAGGAGTTTAATACCACAGGCATGGGAATTATTTCCAGAGATTGCACATGAGGGCTTATTAGTGCTAAAACTATGCAGATCAACGAAGTTATGCAACCGAGCTTGGCAGCAGTGGTTGCGATTAAGGAGGCATTGAGctggctgaaagagatggaatGGAAAAGGATTATAGTGGAATCAGATTGCCTAGTAGCAATTCAGAGTATCTTGAGTGCTCTGTGTATGCGATCTCGGTTTGGTCGTATTATTGAGGACTGCAGGAGGCTGATTTAAAATTCGAACAACTTGGAGTTGTACTTTATCAAATGGTTTGTGAATAGGTCGGCACACGAGTTTGCTCGGTTGTCACATATGTATCTGATCGTATTTTTGATGGGAACTCTATCCGAATCATGGTGAAACAATATATTTTGAGTAATTCTATTCAATAAAATTCAGCATTTtggtaaaaaaaaaaaaaggaacaTAAAGCGAGTATTATACAATGAAATTCTATCCGACAGCCTCGTATTTTAACTTTCTAAAATTGGAAAGTTCAACCAATAAGTAAGATTACACTATTTAGGATTATCTATACTTATATATTTAAAATtgttaaaattaaaaaaaaaattacacttGAATTTTGATGTTTGCTTTGCTTTTCCTCAGTTaaaatttttttatttgaaattcATTATAATGGACTTAAATAATTTACAAATTCATTCAAATTAAAATGTACATAATTGTTTCTTTAAAGACACACTAATAACTTATTTTCTAGTTTAACGGATTATTTAAACTAGTTATTCGCATGAGCTCGAgattaaaaatatcaaattagtatttgctaaaaattaaatttcatgtcacgaaatataaattgaaattaaaatattaatatcaCATATTTATGTTAATTGGCACGTGTTTCTCAGGCTTATTTCAATTAAAACACATGAATTTCTAATGTAATGACTATATAAGAGCTACTTATTTTATCATTTTGCTTTGAGCATGGAGACCAATATAAAtagtaaaaaattaaaaatgtatATAAGTTGCAATGTTGGATACCAATACCATAGCCACATATTAGCAATATTAATTGTCACAATTATCTAATTGTCTAGGTACTAAACAAGTATTTGAGTTTATTAATAATAAAAGTTTTCTATTTAGAATAACGTAAAGAAATGAAAGAAATGATCCAAAatagaaaatataaaaaaatgaaaaaggtGGAGAGcaagtttaattatttagttCTAACTAGATTTTACCAAAATGACTATAAAATGTAATAAACAATAAAATAAACGTGACATGAATTAAGAAAATTCACATGACTATGTATTTAGAGCAGCTCCAGCTCCAAGTAGCTGTAATATACTAATATAAAATTTACCGATACTTGTAAAAATTAGGGTATATAAAACGAATCAAATAGATCTTTTtaaatattcatattttaatttGTTAAAAATTTATTGAACTCGATCGAGTTTGAATTAAGTCAAAACATTTGTTGGTCTATCAACTCATTTTGGAAAAAGTGACTCGCAAATAGTTCACCTATACTACTATATTAcgaataatttataaatattatttataaattctCGATCACGAACAACCCAATTTACGAACTCACATGAATGGTTCATgagtttttttgtttttttaatgaaaacaaaaacattatataaaaatataataactTGACTTTTCCGGTCAACTTGACCGATATTTACACataatatcaaaataatcaaaattttgtataaatgagGTCAAATCCTAATTATTAAATCTCATATTGCTCTCTTTAACAAATcgttaaattaattgactaattattatttttataataatgTCTCCGTTTTTTTCATATTCACCTCCTTTTGGATTCACAAAAAAGCAAACAATATTGCCACGTTGATCAATCCGGATTAAGACTTTAACGGTAAACTTATCAGACGAGAAAGGCATAACACATTTATTGAACAAAGATTTTCACGATATAGGTAAGTGTCATACGAAAAAAATCACGGCCAATGTATTGTCTCGCTTTACATTATATATCTAATTTTTTTATGTTAAACTTTTACCTATTTTTACATATcgttatatataatttttttttacttaaaatACACATTTCCGTGCACACACAAGCCGACTTTTTTTGAAAATAATCTATTTATTTTTTGATTGAGAGTAATAgaacataaattatattattcaaaaattatattccattttttttttaaattatcaCTATGTTTTTAAGGATGAAATTCGCTGAGAGAAGCCTTACGTGACCAAATAATATCAATAGAAAGACCAACTTACCCTCTACGCAAGCAGTATAATTTAGACATCACCACTCGAACCAACCACATGGAGCACGTGTAAGACTTGTAAAACTAGTGTATTTAGAACCGCTTTCTTTGATATCAACAAATCTTCGTGTTTTTCATCAACTGACATTTCgcttcatctttcaactgccttATCTACGAATCTAACTAATTAACCATTCTTCACTCCTCTTCTTTCTATCTCTCTGCAAGTAATCCTCAAGGTTTGAACAATATTATTCCTCATGTTTCGGGCTAGAGGAGCAAGGGTAATACCACTATGCCAAGAAGTTGGCGGTAGGTTATTATAGATTTATTGGAATATGTACATGTAAAAGAAATGAATATATGCTGATCAGAGATCTTGTGTTAAAATAGTAGTATTCGTTTTCTGTTTCACATATATTCCCCTTCAATCAGTTACATATATAGTCATTATATTACGACATTAATATCAGAATAAGTACATAGTTACATATACGCAAATagtgtatatatacatatagaTATTGCCATAGGCATGAGCTGAGGGTAATATGGAAGAAGAAGAGTGGACCGTTGTATGACACAGGACTCGAACAAAAAAAGGTTGCCCTGCAAATTGCTATTGTTATGCTTTGCATATATTTCATGTTACAACATGCACATACAATACATAAGCTTAAAATTTTACATAAGATTATGCATGTTTAAACTGGACTACAGAACTGAAATTATATGAAGAATATTTCGCTTTTAGGTACTCTTGTAGTTCTGTTTAAAACTATAGGTGCATACAGATGTGTATCTATCAAGATTGACTAAATTTAATGAATAAAATTTGTAAACTCGTTTTTTTAGGAATAATTAAGAATCTCTGTAAGCATACTTTTAATCTGCATGCATACTTTGTGGTCCCAAAAGTTTCATTTAATTTGTAATCGCTAGCTAGATTGATTTAAATCTAATGGTAATTACGGTAACGGTATATATTACATATTGCACTACAAAGATGCGTGCATGTGATAAAATACAATATCGAAAAGATGCATTCACGACAAGGGTATTTATTACATTATAAATATTAATCATGCATGGGAGCAAGTATAAATATCAAAATTAAGCTTATTTCTAGATTCGAAAAGCTGTTTTAAAATACCATGTAGAAAGTTTAGTTGGGAAAAATGAATAAAAGTTAAACCAACATGCAGTGTAAATATATTGAAACAAAAATTTGTACATTTTATTTGTGTCAAGAAGGGTATCTTAATTCGATTATTAATGCACTAAATCATTGCTGATCAAGCAGCTCAAAGTTATCCTTATTCCTTGCTGTAAAATAATACTGCAGCTCAAATTTTTGTTTAAtatcaaaaaatattttttgatgtcaaattataattataattataataattttatatcTTGTATTGAACTTGCTCTCGGTAATTTTAATGATAATAAGAAGAGCTGCTATATTTCCTCACAGCTGCCATAGATTGTTAGTAATTAAATCAcgcatatatatacatgtatagaGATTAATCTGAGatagaaaaaaaaagagaaagaacaAACTTTTTTTCACGGTGAAAAAAAGACCAACTTGTTTATGGATATGATTGCAACAATAATAATCAGTAAATATCTTTCAAGGAAAAAGAGATTGCAACAATAATAATCTCTAAATATCTTAACCGAAAAGAAAGAAAGTAAAGAATGCGAAAATCGAGACAAGATACCAAAAAGAATATTTCTGTTGGAAACCCTAACATGGATAGATAATTAAACAGAAATAAAGAAAAGTGAGAAGATCCAGGAGGCGCAAATTGGTGAAGTGTACAACAAGTTGAATCAACTAACCAACCACGATCCCTCCTCAACTTTGCAGATTCATATAACCTCCTTCTTGTTACACCCTAAAACCTTCTTTCTAAATCTTTCTATATTTAGTAAATTCGTATAGTTTCCTTCTCCCTATAAATACCCCCTCCAATCTATCCATTCCAATCACAAGTTAGCAACAACTAACACAAACATATCATTTATACATCAGGTTTGCAATGGCTTGTTTTAGCAACAACACCTGTATTCTTGCTCTACTTTTTCTCTCCTTAGCTCTTGTCTGTAAAGCTAGAGTACTTGATCATGTCAACTATTCTAGAAATAGGCAAGGATTTGTTAGTATTAAGGGATCCCACTTCGCTCACAAAGGCTCTCCGTTTCTCTTCAATGGTTTTAATTCTTACTGGATGATGACTGTTGCCGCAGACCCCAATATGAGGCACCAAGTCACCGAAGTTTTCCGAGATGCCTCTGCTGCGGGCATGTCTGTTTGCCGCACCTGGGCTTTCGCCGATGGCAGCAGTAATGCACTCCAGTTATCCCCGGGCACTTATGACGAACGTGTTTTTCAGGTTAAGAAATTAAATATATATGCATGTAACAACTAATTATAATTAGAGTATATTAATTCTAGATTGTTATTTTGTACtaatgtaatttatttttttggaattttgGCATGCAGGGCTTGGATTTTGTGATATCTGAAGCAAAAAAATTTAACATTTTCTTGATATTAAGTTTCGTAAACAACTACAAGGACTATGGAGGTAGACCACAGTACGCTCAGTGGGCTCGAAATGCAGGAGTGCAATTAAATAACGATGATGATTTCTATACACATCCGGTAGTTAAAGGGTATTACAGAAATCACGTTCAGGTACATATCATACAAATATATTAGTGTCAATAATCACCCGGCCTTGGATTAATTAAAGTTTCTAACATTCATTCTACATTGCAGAGAGTCATAACACGGATCAACACAATAACGAAAGTGGCCTACAAGGATGATTCAACAGTCATGGCATGGGAGCTCATGAACGAGCCCCGTTGTGATGCGGATTACTCTGGAAAAACAGTAAACGTACGTAGAAATATACGCGTACCTATTTATAATGTGTTTAGCAAGAGTTGTCGCTGCTAATTATAAGTTATCTAATTATATTTGAAAATGATGGCTTCAGGGCTGGGTTCAAGAGATGGCAAGTCTTGTGAAATCAATAGATAGCAAGCATTTGTTAACGATTGGCATGGAAGGATTTTACGGGGACACTATGCCTGAGAAGAAACAGTTCAATCCTGGTTACCAAGTTGGGACTGATTTCATTAGCAACCATCTTATCAAGGAAATCGACTTCGCCACCATACATGCTTACCCTGATATTTGGTAAATTAATCTTTCTTTTCCAATACTTTTTCCGCATATAAATTCTGTGTTATGCCGAGATTAATGTTATAAATGTTTTCATATACAGGTTGGCTAAGCAAACTGAAGATGAACAAATGGCATTCATGGGAAAATGGATGCAAAGCCATAACGCAGATGCACAGGCTATTCTGAAGAAGCCACTGGTAATTGCTGAATTCGGAAAATCGAATAAAGATCCAGGATACACTGTAGGTGGTCGAGATTTATACATGAATGCCGTgtacacaaatatatacaaattTGCTAGAAATGGAGGAACTCTGGGCGGAAGCCTGGTGTGGCAGGTCTTGGCTCAAGGAATGCAGCCATACGATGATGGTTATGCCATCGTCCTGTCCGAAAATCCGACCACCGGATCGGTGATTTCTCAGCAATCCCATGCCATGTCCACTTTATCTCATTAATCTGGTTAGCACAAATAATTAAGATAAATTGTCATTTAATTAAATTTTCGAATTCTGAAATGTAGGCTAGCTAGAAATTAGCTAGTTTATGAAGTTGTATTGTCAACTGCTCTGTATAAGTAGTAGATTGCATTGTCAACTGCTCTGTCCAAGTAGCAGATTATTCTTGCTTTTTCTAAGTATTACCTAATGGTTCCCTTGTAAGTTATAACGATTACTTTCAATTCAATAAACTTTCTATGCATTATTTCTAGTCATTCGTTGCCAACAAAATGTTCATTATTTCTGGTTCGATCAATGTAGAATACACTCCTCACACACGCATATGTTTGTACTGTGAATGCATATACGTACGTAAAGTTCGACTATCAATGGAACAAAATAACTGTTGTTAAGGCCGTATCTAAGCCATATACTTTTACAATTTAAAGTAAGTGCTGATGTTGGAGTTTATATAAACTTTTTCAATCTAAAAGGTGCGTCTTTTTAGAGCCTAGATTCTAACTTTTTCAGACTCAAATCACTAGAATTTCTAGTAAAATTTTCTTTAATGGAATTTTAAGTTCAAACATATAAACAGGTCCAATTTAATAATCATCTTCAATTTCTTCAGGCTCAGGACCTAAAAACCCATCAATTTTACCAAACTTAGGCCATCTCCGGTGGTTTTTCAAGTTTAAAGCTACTTCATCTTCATTTTTTCGACTTTTTCGCTCTATATTACTGTTCCGTCTTCAACCATAATTTTAAAGTTGACTTACACTTAAACTTTAAACTTAAATTATAAAGATAGATATACACATAGATGCATAGCATGCGAGGGAATCGATTAAAAAACAATAACTTTATATGTACACTACTGCTTCAAATTTGAAGGTGAGCAACTCCAAAAACATCTCTACTCAAACTCCTAACCTTAATTCTGCAAATAAATCATAAAAATCAAGCTCCAAGAAACTCCTAACTTTTCTTCAAATTGTTAGGAGCTGTTATGTCCGCTTTCGGTCATGGACCCTAAATAGATCCTCATGGGTGCATTGAATAGCTGGACTCTCATATGTAGGCTAAAATCATGGATTAATATGACTTGGGCTCATGACATGCGAGCTGCGCTcatgacatgcgagctgggctcacactTGCCATCTGGTGTCtacacgcgaggtgggctcaggtgtCTTCACGCGAGATGGGCTCAGGTGACAGTACTTGAGCTGGGCTCGgttgcccacacgcgggctgggcccatgagcccacatcttatgaaATCAAAGGtaacattgtatttattgattaaaaaggaaggcggtgcgggccgaggccACCTCGCGGgttgagttgctcgtagattgAAAGTAATTCATCGATGattgagttgctcgtagatttcgggaccgacacgggttgttcctacaatcacgggaaggattgcggagatgcctcgagattgtaggaagcgtgtggagccggttGAGATTTATGTGACTAATTAGCTGAAGGCCTGACTCTATCATGGGCTTGGGCTGCGCGGGCtaagagtcctaaccctagcctatgtgacttgttccccaagaactacgtgaggcttgatccctataaatagggtacgtaggcacttgtatgagacatgggtcgacacttgatagagaataacaaaccctattctttcttaaggagtcaacatacaagctcagccaccaccataCCTAACCTTCCTCCGCCTtcaaacaccgtccttgatcCTTGTTCAACCCATTAACCTCCAAAAtactgttatacgaaattctccctataacaattggcgctagaaggagggctATTTCATCTTAGGGAGAAGAGATGACCAAAGAAGGCAAACAAACGGCGA is a genomic window containing:
- the LOC141714448 gene encoding uncharacterized protein LOC141714448 — protein: MLAKFWWNASQSSNHSINWMAWDRMTQHKHMGDLKAQYYKDTSFLEAKLGGIPIFIWRNLLEARDVILSGERWRVGTGESINIVGTRTWDWEIITDIFNDKDCESIQNTLIEEDLQNDVLTWDHDITGHYIVKSAYKILQVQKGAWDYGDNTGRCWEIIQPNTTCDLNWDFSRWFERRLLTESADKKVQMATIFWEIWRHRNDVIWSKKFSTPERLVAVTMDYLSMEDGPSQINEVMQPSLAAVVAIKEALSWLKEMEWKRIIVESDCLVAIQSILSALCMRSRFGRIIEDCRRLI
- the LOC141710822 gene encoding mannan endo-1,4-beta-mannosidase 5-like → MACFSNNTCILALLFLSLALVCKARVLDHVNYSRNRQGFVSIKGSHFAHKGSPFLFNGFNSYWMMTVAADPNMRHQVTEVFRDASAAGMSVCRTWAFADGSSNALQLSPGTYDERVFQGLDFVISEAKKFNIFLILSFVNNYKDYGGRPQYAQWARNAGVQLNNDDDFYTHPVVKGYYRNHVQRVITRINTITKVAYKDDSTVMAWELMNEPRCDADYSGKTVNGWVQEMASLVKSIDSKHLLTIGMEGFYGDTMPEKKQFNPGYQVGTDFISNHLIKEIDFATIHAYPDIWLAKQTEDEQMAFMGKWMQSHNADAQAILKKPLVIAEFGKSNKDPGYTVGGRDLYMNAVYTNIYKFARNGGTLGGSLVWQVLAQGMQPYDDGYAIVLSENPTTGSVISQQSHAMSTLSH